The segment TACCTGCCCTGCAGGTGGTCTGCGAGATCAACCGTCAAAACTGATCTGTAGATTTTCTACTACCTAGCACTCATAATGTCATTACTTTCAGTAATCTCCTACGGTGACATTGGTACGGAAGCGGTAAACAGTCAGCACATTACCCAGGCGTCCGGTACATCATCAGTCGGATTGGATTCCAGTGGCAATCACACCATTGTCACGTCCACCAACGGTCCAACGATGGCAGCTGTGTCCCCTGTTGCCGGGTACAGTATCTCATCTACTTCGGCAGCATCGCCCCTTCCCGCCGGTAgcggtagcagcagcagcagtaatgGAAGCAGCAACAATAGTATCATtattagcagcagcagcaacaacagcggTAGTAACACCTGTAACAACAATAATAACAGCACTATCGGTattatcaataataataataatcatagcAGCAGTAGTAACGTCAGTAATAGTAGTAACAGTAGTAATAGTAgcaacagcagtagcagcagcagcaatggaAACGGGCACCATCCGCATCCCCAGCAACATCAGCAGCATGGCGCTGCCGCATCCTGCTCTTGCTCTCTGAACGCAATGGTAATCTGTCAGCAGTGTGGCGCTTTCTGCCACGACGACTGCATCGGTGCTTCGAAATTGTGCGTGTCCTGTGTCATCCGATAAATCCGATTCGATGGAGCCCATCCGATTGAAAACTATTGAATAATGAATGGTTGATAACAAAGATAACAACAGAGTAAACCAGGAACATTAAGTCTGCCACCGAATTTTTCACTCgaaatacacacatacacatacacacacacatacaaagAATCACTAACCATTAAAGCCTGTGCAAAGACTCACTCCTAGCATGTAGGgattcgaatttcgttttttcgaCAATACGTCTACTTGCTCTTGCTCGTTTATtcttaaaaaaaacatttttgcggCTTTGTTGTTACaggatgaaataaaaaataactaaataactGAATGAACAAGAGGAGAATCCAAACTGTGAATACTACTTTTAGGGTCTACTAACCGGGAGTACCGGAGCAGTTTTTTGCGGTACCTTCGAATCATGAGTGTGTATTTTTTGCTACGTCAAGAAAACCCAAACGAGTGTGAATTGTGGTTGGTTCTGAATGCCGGGGAGTGAAAGGATCGACTGAATGTAGCTCAATAATGCTTTAGTTGTTAGGTTGTTCTATAATTTATCCATCCTTGGGAGTAAGAAAGCCGCACGAGATGAGCTGCTCGATTGGTAATTAATGTGCGGAAAAAGACTAGATAACCTTCTAGTACTAATTATTGCTAAGTATGATAACATTATAAGCTAAAACACGctgaaaaaaaagcataagGGACAAAATAATAAACTATAATCTGGGAAATTgaattcttcaaaaaaatggtAGTTTAACGTTTTGGTTTCTGCATTGATTTAAACGGAAAGAGAAAATCTGTGATTCATACTACTTGGACGGTTGGTAAAATGTTCCCGCCCGACGGACGGACGGGCGGGGTGGCAACATTTACTATCATCAATGCCGTTTTTTTCTTTAAGCGATTTCCGCTCGCGGTTGCAATGTTAGCTTTCGTTTATTTATTCTTTAAATTGTGTCAATTTTTCACCGGTGTCAGTTCTGTTTCACGATAATGCTGCCACGTTTAAGTTTGTCATACAAATCAGTATAAAAACAATCATAATTAGCCCGTAAGAACTGCGCGCGCGCGTGTACGCATAAACGTTTAAGTGCTCTACTCCAAGGTTTGCCTTTAAGTTCGTTTATTTTAAAAGAAGCCGCCTAGTTTTTAGTTAggtattattttattaaataactACTCAAATCCGCTATCTCACAAGTAAATTCTCCGTGACGAATGATAAAAATGGGGCACCTTTGTTCAATCTACTGTTGAAAGAAATCCATTGAAAGAATGATACGAATTCGGTTTTCAAACTTACATTTATTCAtataaaaattaacaaattaaaatttgtcactatttttcgaaaaaatcctgAACCTTCGCCACAATCTGATTCAGCGCCAGCACCGTCGGGCTCGTTGAAAACTCCGTCAAGTAATCttttccttcgtcgcagcattTTGCCAGGCGTGGATCGAGCGGCAGCTTCCCGAGGAATGTAACATCCATCTCTTGACACATCTTCTCAGCCCCACCAGTTCGGGCAGGAAAAATATCCGTTTCCGTCGTACATTTGGGACACACAAAAACGGACATATTCTCCACAACCCCAACCACCGGAATGCCCATCTTCTTGCAGAAGGTAATTTCCTTCCGCACGTCCAGCAGTGCCACTTCCTGGGGCGTTGTTACCAGCACCGCCCCCCAACCGCCGTCCGTTTCCTTGAGGAACGTCGTTGCCGACAGATGCTCGTCCGACGTTCCGGGTGGCGTATCCAGCACCAAATAATCCAACTGTCCCCAGTCGACTTCCGTGAGAAACTGTCGAATCATTCCGTTCTTTTTCGGTCCCCGCCAAATGATGGCATCGTCGGGACTTCCCAGCAGAAAACCAATCGACATCAGGCTGAGATTATCCTCGATGAACACCGGCGACCAGCCGGAACCGGACTGATGCACCTGTTCTCCCAACACACCAAGCACTCGCGGCTGCGACGGGCCACAGATATCGATATCAAGTACACCGAAATTCTTCTCCGGATTCGAATGAGCCATTCCCCGGCTCAGCAGTGCTGTTACGGTACTCTTTCCCACGCCACCCTTACcggacaggataagaattttgttCCGAACTTCCTGTAGCTTTTCCTTAACTAGAGCGATCGATGGATCGGGACCTTTGGGTCCACTGGCACAGATCTGCTGATTGGGACAACCGGCACAGGCGGATGCCTTTCCGGCATCTTGGCTTTGCGTTCCCGGACAGTGCTCTGGAGCATCCGTTGGTTTGGCAGCTAATTCAGCGGTGCTCATTTTCTACCAAGTCTACAAAGAACATTTAAATCATAAACCACAATccatttataaaaat is part of the Sabethes cyaneus chromosome 2, idSabCyanKW18_F2, whole genome shotgun sequence genome and harbors:
- the LOC128733964 gene encoding cytosolic Fe-S cluster assembly factor NUBP1 homolog; this encodes MSTAELAAKPTDAPEHCPGTQSQDAGKASACAGCPNQQICASGPKGPDPSIALVKEKLQEVRNKILILSGKGGVGKSTVTALLSRGMAHSNPEKNFGVLDIDICGPSQPRVLGVLGEQVHQSGSGWSPVFIEDNLSLMSIGFLLGSPDDAIIWRGPKKNGMIRQFLTEVDWGQLDYLVLDTPPGTSDEHLSATTFLKETDGGWGAVLVTTPQEVALLDVRKEITFCKKMGIPVVGVVENMSVFVCPKCTTETDIFPARTGGAEKMCQEMDVTFLGKLPLDPRLAKCCDEGKDYLTEFSTSPTVLALNQIVAKVQDFFEK